The nucleotide sequence TGACCCATGGGCCGCAAATCTACCGTAGACCGCTTGCCCCCCGAGGTACGCAACCGCATTCAAAAGCACTTGCGCGACAACCGCCTGACGCTGGTGGAGCTGATTGCGGATCTGCATGAGCAGTTCCCCGATCTGGCCCAGAAGGGGGAGTTGCCCAGCTGGTCGTCTCTACAGCGGTACAACCAGGGCATTCGCGAGATCGTGGCCCATGAGCGCCAGATGATGGTGGCCGCCGAAGCCTTGGTGGGCGAGCTGGGCGACAACTTTGATGCCAAGAGCGGCGCACTCTTAGCCCAGGCTGTGACCACGCTGGCGAGCAAGCGCGCCCTGCAGGCGGTGGAAGATGCGGCGAATGGCGAGGTCATGGATATCAGCGATGTG is from Rhodoferax aquaticus and encodes:
- a CDS encoding phage protein Gp27 family protein: MGRKSTVDRLPPEVRNRIQKHLRDNRLTLVELIADLHEQFPDLAQKGELPSWSSLQRYNQGIREIVAHERQMMVAAEALVGELGDNFDAKSGALLAQAVTTLASKRALQAVEDAANGEVMDISDVLDLARAAKTVQEARSLNLKERRSVADEARRKLLEEQSEKLKAMGSKGGVTEDTKRAIREALGIV